In one Pseudomonas purpurea genomic region, the following are encoded:
- the rplO gene encoding 50S ribosomal protein L15 — translation MKLNDLSPAPGSRREKHRPGRGIGSGLGKTGGRGHKGQSSRSGGTIAPGFEGGQQPLHRRLPKFGFVSLKAMDRAEVRLSELAKVEGDIVTVQSLKDANVINVNVQRVKIMLSGEVTRAVTIGKGIGATKGARAAIEAAGGKFEE, via the coding sequence ATGAAACTCAATGATCTGAGTCCAGCGCCGGGTTCCCGTCGCGAAAAGCATCGTCCGGGCCGTGGTATCGGTAGTGGTTTGGGCAAGACCGGTGGCCGTGGCCACAAAGGTCAGTCCTCCCGCTCCGGTGGCACTATTGCTCCAGGCTTTGAAGGCGGTCAACAGCCGCTGCATCGTCGCCTGCCGAAGTTCGGTTTCGTTTCCCTGAAGGCCATGGATCGCGCAGAAGTGCGTTTGTCCGAACTGGCTAAAGTGGAAGGCGACATCGTCACCGTGCAGTCCCTGAAAGATGCCAACGTGATCAACGTCAACGTACAGCGTGTGAAAATCATGCTGTCCGGCGAAGTTACTCGCGCTGTCACCATCGGAAAGGGAATCGGCGCCACCAAAGGTGCGCGTGCGGCTATCGAAGCAGCTGGCGGCAAGTTCGAGGAATAA
- the rpmD gene encoding 50S ribosomal protein L30, translating into MATVKVTLIKSMTGRIPNHKLCVKGLGLRRIGHTVEVLDTPENRGMINKAYYMLRVEG; encoded by the coding sequence ATGGCTACCGTTAAAGTTACGCTGATCAAAAGCATGACCGGCCGTATCCCTAACCACAAACTGTGCGTTAAGGGTCTGGGTCTGCGTCGCATCGGTCACACTGTAGAAGTACTTGATACTCCCGAGAATCGCGGGATGATCAACAAGGCTTACTACATGCTGCGTGTCGAGGGTTAA
- the rpsE gene encoding 30S ribosomal protein S5 has product MSNNDQKRDEGYIEKLVQVNRVAKTVKGGRIFTFTALTVVGDGKGRVGFGRGKSREVPAAIQKAMEAARRNMIQVDLNGTTLQYAMKSAHGASKVYMQPASEGTGIIAGGAMRAVLEVAGVQNVLAKCYGSTNPVNVVHATFKGLKAMQSPESIAAKRGKSVKEIF; this is encoded by the coding sequence ATGTCAAATAACGACCAAAAGCGCGACGAAGGCTACATTGAGAAGCTGGTTCAAGTTAACCGCGTAGCCAAAACCGTTAAAGGCGGCCGTATCTTCACTTTCACCGCGTTGACCGTGGTAGGTGATGGTAAAGGGCGTGTTGGCTTCGGCCGTGGCAAGTCGCGTGAAGTGCCTGCTGCGATCCAGAAGGCAATGGAAGCTGCTCGTCGCAACATGATCCAAGTTGATCTGAACGGCACCACTCTGCAGTACGCAATGAAGTCCGCTCATGGCGCTTCGAAGGTGTACATGCAGCCTGCTTCTGAAGGTACCGGTATCATCGCTGGCGGCGCTATGCGTGCTGTCCTCGAGGTTGCTGGCGTTCAGAACGTTCTGGCCAAGTGCTACGGCTCGACTAACCCGGTAAACGTGGTTCACGCCACTTTCAAAGGTTTGAAAGCTATGCAATCTCCTGAATCCATTGCCGCCAAGCGTGGCAAAAGCGTCAAGGAGATCTTCTGA
- the rplR gene encoding 50S ribosomal protein L18, giving the protein MTDKKVTRLRRARKARLKMHELEVVRLCVFRSSQHIYAQVISADGNKVLASASTLDKELRDGATGNIDAATKVGQLVATRAKAAGVSQVAFDRSGFKYHGRVKALADAAREAGLEF; this is encoded by the coding sequence ATGACCGACAAAAAAGTTACTCGACTGCGTCGCGCTCGCAAAGCACGCCTGAAAATGCACGAACTCGAAGTCGTGCGTCTCTGCGTGTTCCGCTCGTCGCAGCACATCTACGCCCAGGTCATTTCGGCCGACGGCAACAAAGTCCTGGCAAGTGCCTCGACTTTGGATAAAGAACTGCGTGATGGCGCCACTGGCAACATCGACGCGGCCACTAAGGTTGGCCAGCTGGTCGCTACGCGTGCTAAAGCCGCTGGCGTCTCGCAGGTGGCTTTCGACCGCTCTGGCTTCAAGTACCACGGTCGCGTCAAGGCGCTGGCTGATGCTGCTCGTGAAGCTGGGCTGGAGTTCTAA
- the rplF gene encoding 50S ribosomal protein L6 yields MSRVAKNPVKLPAGVEVKFAGQQLSVKGAKGTLELNIHSSVEIVEEAGELRFAARNGDQQTRAMAGTTRALVNNMVQGVSQGFERKLQLVGVGYKAQAKGTVLNLALGFSHPVDYELPEGITAETPSQTDILIRGIDKQLVGQVAAEIRDFRPPEPYKGKGVRYADEVVRRKEAKKK; encoded by the coding sequence ATGTCTCGCGTCGCTAAGAACCCCGTTAAGCTGCCAGCCGGTGTCGAAGTCAAATTCGCAGGCCAACAGCTTTCGGTGAAGGGTGCCAAGGGCACTCTCGAACTGAACATCCATTCGTCCGTTGAGATCGTTGAAGAAGCTGGTGAGCTGCGTTTCGCTGCTCGCAATGGCGATCAACAAACTCGCGCAATGGCTGGTACCACTCGTGCGTTGGTTAACAACATGGTCCAAGGCGTAAGCCAAGGCTTCGAGCGCAAGCTCCAGCTGGTCGGTGTTGGTTACAAAGCGCAAGCAAAAGGCACAGTGCTGAACCTGGCTCTTGGCTTCTCGCACCCAGTGGATTATGAACTGCCGGAAGGCATCACCGCTGAGACTCCTAGCCAGACCGATATCCTGATCCGGGGTATCGATAAGCAGCTGGTAGGTCAAGTGGCCGCCGAGATCCGCGACTTCCGTCCACCAGAGCCGTACAAAGGCAAAGGTGTGCGCTACGCGGACGAAGTCGTCCGTCGTAAAGAAGCCAAGAAGAAGTAG
- the rpsH gene encoding 30S ribosomal protein S8, whose product MSMQDPLADMLTRIRNAQMAEKSVVSMPSSTLKVAVAKVLKDEGYIAGYQISSEIKPLLSIELKYFEGRPVIEEVKRVSRPGLRQYKSVDDLPKVRGGLGVSIVSTNKGVMTDRAARAAGVGGEVLCTVF is encoded by the coding sequence ATGAGTATGCAGGACCCGTTAGCGGACATGCTAACTCGAATCCGTAATGCCCAGATGGCTGAAAAGTCCGTCGTAAGCATGCCATCTTCCACGTTGAAGGTAGCTGTAGCCAAAGTCCTGAAGGACGAAGGTTACATCGCGGGTTATCAGATCAGCAGCGAAATCAAGCCACTGCTGTCCATCGAGCTGAAGTACTTCGAAGGCCGTCCGGTCATCGAGGAAGTGAAGCGCGTTAGCCGTCCAGGCCTGCGTCAGTACAAGTCCGTCGATGATCTGCCAAAAGTTCGTGGCGGTCTCGGTGTGTCTATCGTCTCCACCAACAAAGGTGTGATGACGGATCGTGCTGCGCGCGCTGCCGGTGTCGGCGGCGAAGTTCTTTGCACTGTGTTCTAA
- the rpsN gene encoding 30S ribosomal protein S14, with translation MAKMSMKNRELKRQLTVAKYAKKRAALKAIIVDLNASPEARWEATVALQKQPRDASASRMRNRCRLTGRPHGVYRKFGLGRNKLREAAMRGDVPGLVKASW, from the coding sequence ATGGCCAAGATGAGCATGAAAAACCGCGAGCTGAAGCGTCAGCTCACGGTTGCCAAGTACGCCAAAAAGCGTGCAGCACTGAAAGCTATCATCGTTGATCTGAACGCAAGTCCAGAAGCGCGTTGGGAAGCTACAGTAGCTCTGCAGAAGCAGCCACGTGACGCAAGCGCTTCGCGCATGCGTAACCGCTGCCGCCTGACTGGTCGTCCACACGGCGTTTACCGCAAGTTCGGCCTTGGCCGTAACAAACTGCGTGAAGCGGCAATGCGTGGTGACGTACCAGGTCTGGTTAAAGCCAGCTGGTAA
- the rplE gene encoding 50S ribosomal protein L5, giving the protein MARLKEIYRKEIAPKLKEELKLSNVMEVPRVTKITLNMGLGEAIGDKKVIEHAVADLEKITGQKVVVTYARKSIAGFKVREGWPIGVKVTLRRERMYEFLDRLLSISLPRVRDFRGLNAKSFDGRGNYSMGVKEQIIFPEIDYDKIDALRGLDITLTTTAKNDDEGRALLRAFKFPFRN; this is encoded by the coding sequence ATGGCACGACTAAAAGAGATTTACCGGAAGGAAATCGCACCGAAACTTAAGGAAGAACTTAAGCTTTCGAACGTGATGGAAGTTCCGCGCGTTACCAAAATCACCCTGAACATGGGTCTGGGCGAAGCGATCGGTGACAAAAAAGTCATCGAGCACGCTGTTGCTGACCTGGAAAAGATCACCGGCCAGAAAGTCGTTGTGACTTACGCTCGGAAATCCATCGCTGGCTTTAAAGTCCGTGAAGGTTGGCCGATCGGCGTCAAAGTGACTCTGCGCCGTGAGCGTATGTACGAGTTCCTGGATCGTCTGCTGTCGATCTCCCTGCCTCGGGTTCGCGACTTCCGCGGCCTGAATGCCAAGTCCTTCGATGGTCGTGGTAACTACAGCATGGGCGTGAAAGAGCAGATCATCTTCCCGGAAATCGATTACGACAAGATCGATGCTCTCCGCGGTCTGGACATCACCCTGACCACCACTGCCAAGAACGATGATGAAGGCCGCGCATTGCTGCGTGCTTTCAAATTCCCGTTCCGCAACTGA
- the rplX gene encoding 50S ribosomal protein L24, translating to MQKIRRDDEIIVIAGKDKGKRGKVLKVLADDRLVIGGLNLVKRHTKPNPMSGVQGGIVEKEAPLHASNVAIFNGETNKADRVGFKVEDGKKIRVFKSTQKAVDA from the coding sequence ATGCAAAAGATTCGTCGTGACGACGAGATCATCGTGATCGCCGGCAAAGACAAAGGTAAGCGCGGTAAGGTGCTTAAGGTTCTCGCTGATGACCGTCTGGTCATTGGTGGTCTGAACCTGGTTAAGCGTCATACCAAGCCAAACCCGATGTCGGGCGTACAAGGCGGTATCGTCGAAAAAGAAGCGCCACTGCACGCTTCCAACGTCGCCATTTTCAACGGCGAAACCAACAAGGCTGACCGCGTTGGTTTCAAAGTAGAAGACGGCAAGAAAATTCGTGTCTTCAAGTCGACCCAAAAAGCGGTTGATGCTTGA
- the rplN gene encoding 50S ribosomal protein L14: MIQTQSMLDVADNSGARRVMCIKVLGGSHRRYAGIGDIIKVTVKEAIPRGKVKKGQVMTAVVVRTRHGVRRADGSIIRFDGNAAVLLNNKQEPIGTRIFGPVTRELRTEKFMKIVSLAPEVL; encoded by the coding sequence ATGATTCAGACTCAATCCATGCTCGATGTGGCCGATAACAGCGGCGCTCGCCGTGTTATGTGCATCAAGGTGCTGGGTGGCTCCCATCGTCGTTACGCTGGTATCGGTGACATCATCAAGGTTACCGTCAAGGAAGCAATTCCTCGCGGTAAAGTGAAAAAAGGCCAAGTGATGACTGCTGTTGTAGTCCGCACTCGTCACGGCGTTCGCCGTGCTGATGGCTCGATTATCCGCTTTGATGGTAACGCTGCTGTTCTTCTGAACAACAAGCAAGAGCCAATCGGCACCCGTATCTTTGGGCCAGTGACCCGTGAACTTCGTACTGAGAAGTTCATGAAGATCGTCTCGCTCGCCCCAGAAGTGCTGTAA
- the rpsQ gene encoding 30S ribosomal protein S17 translates to MAEAEKTVRTLTGRVVSDKMDKTITVLIERRVKHPIYGKYVKRSTKLHAHDETNQCHIGDKVTIRETRPLAKTKSWALVDVLERAVEV, encoded by the coding sequence ATGGCTGAAGCCGAAAAAACTGTCCGTACGCTGACTGGCCGTGTTGTCAGCGACAAGATGGACAAGACCATCACCGTTCTGATCGAGCGTCGCGTTAAGCACCCGATCTACGGTAAATACGTTAAGCGTTCGACTAAGCTGCACGCGCACGACGAAACCAATCAGTGCCACATCGGCGACAAAGTCACTATTCGTGAAACTCGTCCGCTGGCCAAGACCAAGTCTTGGGCACTGGTTGATGTTCTCGAACGCGCTGTGGAAGTCTAA
- the rpmC gene encoding 50S ribosomal protein L29, translating into MKANELREKSAQQLNEQLLGLLRDQFNLRMQKATGQLGQSHLLSQVKRDIARVKTVLNQQAGK; encoded by the coding sequence ATGAAAGCGAATGAACTTCGTGAAAAATCAGCACAGCAGCTGAACGAGCAACTGCTCGGCCTGCTGCGCGACCAGTTCAATCTGCGTATGCAGAAAGCAACTGGCCAGTTGGGGCAGTCTCATCTGCTCTCGCAAGTTAAACGTGACATCGCTCGCGTGAAGACTGTGCTCAACCAGCAGGCAGGTAAGTAA
- the rplP gene encoding 50S ribosomal protein L16 has protein sequence MLQPKRTKFRKQMTGHNRGLALRGSKVSFGEFALKSVARGRLTARQIESARRALTRHVKRGGKIWIRVFPDKPVTKKPLEVRMGKGKGNVEYWVAQIQPGKVLYEIEGVSEELAREAFALAAAKLPLATSFVKRTVM, from the coding sequence ATGTTGCAACCAAAGCGTACGAAGTTCCGCAAGCAAATGACTGGCCACAACCGTGGCTTGGCATTGCGCGGTAGCAAAGTCAGCTTCGGCGAGTTCGCGCTGAAGTCTGTTGCTCGTGGTCGTCTCACCGCTCGTCAGATCGAGTCAGCGCGTCGTGCTCTGACCCGTCACGTAAAACGTGGCGGCAAGATCTGGATCCGTGTGTTCCCGGACAAGCCTGTCACCAAAAAGCCACTCGAAGTTCGGATGGGTAAAGGTAAGGGTAACGTGGAATACTGGGTTGCCCAGATTCAGCCAGGCAAAGTCCTGTATGAAATCGAGGGTGTTTCTGAAGAGCTGGCGCGTGAGGCTTTCGCCCTGGCTGCTGCAAAGCTGCCGCTCGCCACCTCCTTTGTTAAACGGACGGTGATGTGA
- the rpsC gene encoding 30S ribosomal protein S3, producing the protein MGQKVHPIGIRLGIVKEHTSVWYADGRTYADYLFADLKVREYLQDKLKSASVSRIDIHRPAQTARITIHTARPGIVIGKKGEDVEKLRQDLTKQMGVPVHINIEEIRKPELDGMLVAQSVAQQLERRVMFRRAMKRAVQNAMRIGAKGIKIQVSGRLGGAEIARTEWYREGRVPLHTLRADIDYANYEAHTTYGVIGVKVWIFKGEVIGGRQEELKPQAPAPRKKAAK; encoded by the coding sequence ATGGGTCAGAAAGTACATCCCATTGGCATTCGCCTGGGAATCGTCAAGGAGCACACCTCCGTCTGGTACGCAGACGGTCGGACTTATGCGGACTATTTGTTCGCTGATCTGAAGGTGCGTGAGTATCTCCAAGACAAACTAAAAAGCGCGTCCGTAAGCCGTATCGATATCCATCGTCCGGCCCAAACTGCACGTATCACCATCCACACCGCTCGTCCAGGTATCGTTATCGGGAAGAAAGGTGAAGATGTTGAGAAACTGCGCCAGGACCTGACCAAGCAAATGGGTGTGCCTGTGCACATCAATATCGAAGAGATCCGCAAGCCGGAGCTCGACGGTATGCTGGTTGCGCAGAGCGTAGCTCAGCAGCTGGAGCGTCGCGTAATGTTCCGTCGCGCTATGAAGCGCGCAGTACAGAACGCCATGCGCATTGGTGCCAAAGGCATCAAAATCCAAGTGAGCGGTCGTCTCGGCGGTGCTGAAATCGCACGTACTGAATGGTATCGCGAAGGTCGTGTGCCACTGCACACCCTGCGTGCCGACATCGACTATGCCAACTACGAAGCTCACACCACTTACGGTGTGATCGGTGTAAAGGTTTGGATCTTCAAAGGCGAAGTAATTGGTGGTCGCCAAGAAGAGCTGAAGCCACAAGCACCAGCGCCTCGTAAAAAAGCTGCTAAGTAA
- the rplV gene encoding 50S ribosomal protein L22 — protein MEVAAKLSGARISAQKARLVADQIRGKKVGEALNLLAFSSKKAAEIIKKVLESAVANAEHNEGADVDDLKVSTVFVNEGRSLKRIMPRAKGRADRIVKRSCHITVKVADK, from the coding sequence ATGGAAGTAGCCGCTAAGTTGTCGGGCGCTCGAATCTCCGCCCAGAAAGCCCGCTTGGTCGCCGACCAGATCCGCGGGAAGAAGGTGGGCGAAGCGCTCAACCTGTTGGCTTTCAGCAGTAAGAAAGCCGCCGAGATCATCAAGAAAGTGCTGGAGTCGGCCGTAGCCAACGCCGAGCATAACGAAGGCGCAGACGTTGATGACCTGAAGGTCAGCACCGTTTTCGTCAACGAAGGGCGTTCGCTGAAGCGCATCATGCCACGTGCCAAAGGCCGTGCTGATCGCATCGTCAAGCGGTCTTGCCATATCACTGTCAAGGTTGCTGACAAGTAA
- the rpsS gene encoding 30S ribosomal protein S19 encodes MPRSLKKGPFIDLHLLKKIEVAAEKNDRKPVKTWSRRSMILPQMVGLTIAVHNGRQHVPVLVNEDMVGHKLGEFAGTRTYRGHVADKKAKR; translated from the coding sequence GTGCCACGTTCTCTGAAAAAAGGTCCTTTTATTGATCTTCACCTACTGAAGAAGATCGAAGTGGCGGCGGAAAAGAACGATCGCAAACCAGTTAAGACCTGGTCGCGCCGTTCCATGATCCTGCCACAGATGGTCGGTCTGACCATCGCTGTACATAACGGTCGTCAGCACGTCCCAGTTCTTGTGAACGAAGACATGGTCGGCCACAAACTGGGCGAGTTTGCCGGTACCCGCACATATCGTGGGCACGTGGCAGACAAGAAAGCCAAGCGTTAA
- the rplB gene encoding 50S ribosomal protein L2 has protein sequence MAIVKCKPTSPGRRFVVKVVNQELHKGAPHAPLLEKKSKTGGRNNNGRITTRHIGGGHKQHYRLVDFRRNDKDGISATVERIEYDPNRTAHIALLLYADGERRYIIAPKGVSAGDQLIAGALAPIKPGNALQLRNIPVGSTVHGIELKPGKGAQIARSAGASAQLIAREGVYVTLRLRSGEMRKVLAECRATLGEVSNSEHSLRSLGKAGAKRWRGVRPTVRGVAMNPVDHPHGGGEGRTSGGRHPVSPWGFPTKGAKTRGNKRTDKMIVRRRK, from the coding sequence ATGGCAATCGTTAAATGCAAACCGACTTCCCCTGGCCGCCGTTTTGTGGTCAAGGTGGTCAACCAGGAGCTGCATAAAGGCGCTCCTCACGCACCGCTGCTCGAGAAAAAATCGAAGACTGGTGGTCGTAACAACAATGGTCGTATTACCACTCGTCACATCGGTGGTGGCCATAAGCAGCATTATCGTCTGGTCGATTTCCGTCGCAACGACAAAGATGGCATCTCTGCCACTGTCGAGCGTATCGAATACGATCCAAACCGTACTGCTCACATCGCTCTGCTGCTGTACGCAGATGGCGAGCGTCGCTACATCATCGCCCCTAAAGGCGTGAGCGCTGGCGACCAGCTGATCGCAGGTGCTCTGGCACCGATCAAGCCGGGCAACGCTCTGCAACTGCGTAACATTCCAGTTGGTAGCACCGTACACGGCATCGAATTGAAGCCAGGTAAAGGCGCGCAAATCGCTCGTTCCGCTGGTGCTTCGGCTCAGCTGATCGCTCGTGAAGGTGTCTACGTGACCCTGCGTCTGCGTTCTGGTGAGATGCGTAAAGTGCTGGCTGAATGCCGCGCGACCCTGGGCGAGGTCTCGAACTCCGAGCACAGCCTGCGTTCGCTGGGTAAAGCTGGTGCCAAACGCTGGCGTGGCGTTCGCCCAACCGTTCGTGGTGTTGCCATGAACCCGGTTGACCACCCACATGGTGGTGGTGAAGGTCGTACCTCTGGTGGTCGTCATCCGGTATCGCCATGGGGCTTCCCGACTAAGGGCGCGAAGACTCGTGGTAATAAGCGTACCGACAAAATGATCGTCCGTCGTCGCAAGTAA
- the rplW gene encoding 50S ribosomal protein L23, whose translation MNQERVFKVLLGPHVSEKATVLADKKGQFVFKVATDATKLEIKKAVESLFSVKVERVTTLNVLGKSKRTARGLGKRNDWKKAVISLQPGQDLDFSSSAE comes from the coding sequence ATGAACCAGGAACGCGTATTTAAAGTTCTGCTTGGCCCGCACGTTTCCGAGAAGGCTACGGTTCTGGCTGACAAGAAAGGCCAGTTCGTTTTCAAGGTTGCAACTGACGCAACCAAGCTGGAAATCAAGAAGGCCGTCGAAAGCCTGTTCAGCGTGAAAGTAGAGCGTGTTACTACCCTGAATGTTCTGGGTAAGAGCAAGCGCACTGCTCGCGGTCTGGGCAAGCGTAATGACTGGAAGAAGGCAGTTATCTCCCTTCAGCCAGGCCAAGATCTCGATTTCAGCAGCAGTGCTGAGTAA
- the rplD gene encoding 50S ribosomal protein L4, whose product MQLNVNDAQAIEVSELTFGGEFNETLVHQAVVAYMAGGRQGSKQQKTRSDVRGGGKRPWRQKGTGRARAGTIRSPIWRGGGTTFAARPQDHSQKLNKKMYRAAMRSILAELVRTDRLVVVQDFAVDAPKTKDLLNKLTGMGLTDVLIVSEVVDQNLYLAARNLPHVDVRDVQGSDPVSLIAYDKVLITVSAVKKFEELLG is encoded by the coding sequence ATGCAATTAAATGTAAATGACGCTCAAGCGATCGAAGTTTCCGAACTGACATTTGGCGGCGAATTCAACGAGACGCTGGTTCACCAAGCAGTCGTGGCCTACATGGCCGGCGGCCGTCAAGGTAGCAAGCAGCAAAAGACCCGTTCCGATGTTCGTGGTGGCGGTAAACGCCCATGGCGTCAGAAAGGTACTGGCCGTGCTCGTGCCGGTACTATCCGTAGCCCAATCTGGCGCGGCGGCGGTACCACTTTTGCAGCTCGTCCTCAGGATCACTCCCAAAAGCTGAACAAGAAGATGTATCGCGCAGCAATGCGTTCCATCCTTGCTGAGCTGGTGCGTACTGATCGTCTGGTCGTGGTTCAGGACTTCGCTGTTGATGCACCGAAGACCAAAGATCTGCTGAACAAACTGACCGGCATGGGCCTGACTGACGTCTTGATCGTGTCTGAAGTGGTTGATCAGAACCTGTACCTGGCTGCTCGTAACCTGCCACACGTTGATGTACGTGACGTGCAAGGTTCCGATCCAGTTAGTCTGATCGCATACGACAAGGTGTTGATCACCGTGTCGGCCGTGAAGAAATTCGAGGAGCTGCTGGGATGA
- the rplC gene encoding 50S ribosomal protein L3 encodes MTIGVVGRKCGMTRIFTEEGVSIPVTVIEIEPNRVTQFKTEETDGYRAVQVTVGERRASRVTAAQAGHFAKANVAAGRTVMEFRLEEGEYQAGDLINAEIFAAGQLVDVTGQSKGKGFQGTIKRWNFRGQDNTHGNSVSHRVPGSIGQCQTPGRVFKGKKMSGHMGAERVTVQSLEVVRVDAERNLLLVKGAVPGATGGNLVVRPAAKARG; translated from the coding sequence ATGACTATTGGTGTAGTCGGTCGTAAATGCGGTATGACCCGTATTTTCACCGAAGAAGGTGTCTCCATTCCGGTCACGGTCATTGAGATCGAGCCGAATCGCGTCACCCAGTTCAAAACTGAAGAAACCGATGGCTATCGTGCAGTGCAAGTCACTGTCGGCGAGCGTCGTGCTTCGCGTGTAACAGCTGCTCAAGCTGGCCACTTCGCTAAGGCGAACGTTGCCGCTGGTCGTACCGTAATGGAATTCCGTCTTGAAGAAGGCGAGTACCAGGCCGGCGATCTGATCAACGCTGAAATCTTCGCCGCTGGTCAACTGGTTGATGTAACCGGTCAGTCCAAGGGTAAAGGCTTCCAGGGTACGATCAAGCGTTGGAACTTCCGCGGGCAAGATAATACCCACGGTAACTCCGTGTCCCACCGCGTTCCAGGCTCTATCGGCCAGTGCCAGACTCCTGGTCGTGTATTCAAGGGCAAAAAAATGTCCGGTCATATGGGCGCTGAGCGCGTGACCGTGCAGTCCCTTGAAGTAGTGCGCGTGGACGCTGAACGCAATCTGTTGTTGGTCAAGGGCGCTGTTCCTGGCGCTACTGGCGGCAACTTGGTTGTACGTCCAGCAGCCAAGGCTCGCGGTTAA
- the rpsJ gene encoding 30S ribosomal protein S10, translated as MQNQQIRIRLKAFDHRLIDQSTQEIVETAKRTGAQVRGPIPLPTRKERFTVLVSPHVNKDARDQYEIRTHKRVLDIVQPTDKTVDALMKLDLAAGVEVQISLG; from the coding sequence ATGCAAAATCAGCAAATCCGTATCAGGTTGAAGGCTTTTGACCATCGCCTGATCGACCAATCCACCCAGGAAATCGTGGAAACCGCGAAACGTACTGGTGCTCAAGTGCGTGGTCCAATTCCACTGCCTACCCGTAAAGAGCGGTTCACCGTTCTGGTCTCCCCGCACGTCAACAAAGACGCGCGTGACCAGTACGAGATCCGTACTCATAAGCGTGTTCTGGACATCGTCCAGCCAACGGATAAAACCGTTGATGCTCTTATGAAGCTTGATCTTGCGGCCGGTGTGGAAGTGCAGATCAGCCTCGGCTAA